In Candidatus Poribacteria bacterium, one genomic interval encodes:
- a CDS encoding HDIG domain-containing protein, with protein MTHAVGRDAALETLHEHTKTEALRRHAYAVEAAMRAYARRFGEDEERWGVVGLIHDFDYEAEPTPESHPLRGIAILTELGYPEDILYAIRSHAEYLNAPRISLMDKALFAVDELTGFIVAVALVRPLKSLDDVQPSSVRKKMKDKAFAKGVNRDDIVRGAEELGVPLDEHIAFVTDALKPIASQLGLN; from the coding sequence ATGACCCACGCCGTCGGTCGCGACGCCGCGCTGGAAACGCTCCACGAACACACGAAGACGGAGGCGCTCCGCAGGCACGCGTACGCCGTGGAAGCCGCCATGCGCGCCTATGCGCGGCGCTTCGGCGAGGATGAGGAGCGATGGGGCGTCGTCGGACTTATCCACGACTTCGACTACGAGGCGGAACCCACGCCGGAGTCCCACCCGCTTCGAGGGATCGCCATCCTGACGGAATTGGGGTACCCGGAAGACATCCTCTACGCCATCCGATCCCACGCCGAGTACCTGAACGCCCCCCGCATCAGCCTCATGGACAAAGCCCTGTTCGCCGTGGACGAGCTGACCGGCTTCATCGTCGCCGTCGCGCTGGTGCGACCCTTGAAGAGCCTCGACGACGTCCAACCTTCGTCCGTGCGCAAGAAGATGAAGGACAAGGCGTTCGCCAAGGGCGTGAACCGAGACGACATCGTCAGGGGCGCCGAGGAACTCGGCGTGCCGCTCGATGAGCACATCGCGTTCGTGACGGACGCGCTCAAGCCGATTGCGTCGCAACTGGGTCTCAACTAA
- a CDS encoding DUF58 domain-containing protein, translating to MSRPDVDVLALKSLRIVSRARPRAARHGERIGVPVGGRIEFTDYRAYAPGDDLRAVDWNVAARTDRLYVKQALLPVAMPVHLLVDVTRSMAVGSPAPLDYARGLAWALSHVALSHGDTVTVAGFAAAAQPIARTSGTSGLARIERALTGIEAGDGRDVGRALRGYALGSAPVGTVVILSDMMDVHGIREGIRALAGKGNDVIAVHLVAPQVEAPAIPGAAEVVDAETGASREIVWDDDTRRLYDDGLRRFLDEAEHWCASRRVRYARIRTDASLNDVIHRVLRTSGVVG from the coding sequence ATGTCTCGCCCGGATGTGGACGTTCTGGCGCTGAAGTCGTTACGGATCGTCTCTCGGGCGCGACCTCGCGCGGCGCGCCACGGCGAACGCATCGGAGTGCCGGTCGGCGGACGCATCGAGTTCACCGACTACCGCGCCTATGCTCCGGGCGACGACCTTCGCGCCGTAGACTGGAACGTCGCCGCGCGCACAGACCGGCTCTACGTCAAACAGGCGCTTCTGCCGGTCGCGATGCCGGTGCATCTCCTCGTCGACGTGACACGCAGCATGGCGGTCGGTTCACCCGCCCCGTTGGACTACGCGCGCGGTCTTGCCTGGGCGCTGTCGCACGTCGCTCTGTCGCATGGCGATACCGTGACTGTCGCCGGCTTTGCCGCTGCCGCCCAGCCCATCGCCCGAACTTCCGGCACCAGCGGTCTTGCTCGCATCGAGCGCGCCTTGACTGGGATCGAGGCAGGCGACGGACGCGACGTCGGTCGGGCGCTGCGCGGCTATGCGCTGGGGTCTGCGCCGGTCGGAACGGTCGTCATCCTCAGCGACATGATGGATGTCCACGGAATCCGCGAAGGCATTCGGGCGCTCGCTGGCAAGGGCAATGACGTAATCGCCGTGCACCTCGTAGCGCCGCAGGTCGAAGCCCCGGCGATCCCCGGCGCAGCAGAGGTCGTGGATGCCGAGACGGGAGCGTCGCGCGAGATCGTCTGGGACGACGATACCCGCCGCCTCTACGACGACGGCTTGCGCAGGTTCCTGGACGAGGCGGAACACTGGTGCGCGAGTCGCCGCGTCCGGTATGCTCGAATCCGTACCGATGCCTCGCTGAACGACGTAATCCATAGAGTGTTGCGGACGTCGGGGGTGGTCGGCTGA